The following proteins are co-located in the Vibrio astriarenae genome:
- a CDS encoding BNR-4 repeat-containing protein, with protein MLSAAFGTHAAQEANDQKQMVDYFADNGFGNPLALVQAPAGIHENGVTYLTYQGTLEDPYVVAYNHNTGEWQGPIKAGFSELGKDNYWAPSGRPIDNHGKPTMIIDDLGYIHIFFGGHGGSARHGENPLGDVHDGKNKHIVSKKPYDISAWVELDNIPPFGNYNQAVKMDNGDIYLFYRHGAHESDWVYQKSTDHGRTFEAPISFLKHKQREDIEAVDSWYAWATKGNGDDIIITYDYHPCWSIHANNGRGHTTERHNAYYMVFNTKTGKWSNIEGDTFELPVTRELANEKTLVLDTGEKWTFNGSVHLDQNGYPHIGTNIGVDLGVKKTGGPKQTSHIRWTGEEWVGGTAVNPAAVNWGVDTRGDFFITSPTDITFALGYKEEGEGVVAYFNSKDGGETFEKQKELLRKGQSGWAMSAMITNAHPDARFFVAEKPKGEKEWRNLYLLGDNGAVMRAQEDADIRVK; from the coding sequence ATGTTGTCAGCAGCATTTGGCACTCATGCAGCACAAGAGGCAAACGATCAAAAGCAAATGGTCGATTATTTTGCTGATAACGGATTTGGCAACCCCCTTGCTTTAGTACAAGCGCCCGCCGGGATTCACGAAAACGGTGTGACTTACTTAACTTATCAAGGTACATTAGAAGACCCTTACGTTGTCGCTTATAACCACAACACTGGCGAATGGCAAGGTCCTATCAAAGCGGGCTTTAGTGAGTTAGGCAAAGACAACTACTGGGCTCCGTCTGGACGTCCTATTGATAACCATGGTAAACCAACCATGATTATCGATGATTTAGGCTATATTCACATCTTTTTCGGAGGACATGGTGGTAGTGCCCGCCACGGTGAAAATCCACTCGGTGATGTCCACGATGGCAAAAATAAACACATCGTATCCAAGAAGCCTTACGACATTTCGGCATGGGTGGAGTTAGATAACATTCCACCTTTCGGAAACTACAACCAAGCCGTAAAAATGGACAATGGTGATATTTATCTATTCTACCGCCACGGTGCTCATGAAAGTGACTGGGTTTACCAAAAATCGACCGACCATGGGCGTACATTTGAAGCACCTATCTCTTTCTTAAAGCATAAACAGCGAGAGGACATTGAAGCCGTAGACAGTTGGTATGCTTGGGCAACCAAAGGAAATGGCGATGATATTATCATCACCTATGATTACCATCCTTGCTGGAGCATTCACGCAAACAATGGTCGCGGTCACACAACAGAGCGGCATAATGCGTACTATATGGTTTTCAATACCAAAACCGGTAAGTGGAGTAACATTGAGGGCGATACATTCGAGCTTCCTGTCACTCGTGAACTTGCTAACGAAAAAACACTTGTATTAGATACGGGCGAAAAATGGACGTTCAACGGTTCAGTCCACTTGGATCAGAATGGTTACCCTCATATTGGCACTAATATTGGTGTTGATTTAGGAGTGAAGAAAACGGGTGGGCCAAAGCAAACTTCTCACATTCGATGGACTGGTGAAGAATGGGTCGGTGGCACGGCAGTCAACCCTGCAGCGGTCAACTGGGGTGTTGATACTCGCGGCGACTTCTTCATCACTTCACCCACCGATATCACTTTTGCCCTCGGCTACAAGGAAGAAGGTGAAGGTGTTGTCGCTTACTTCAATTCCAAAGACGGTGGAGAAACTTTCGAGAAACAGAAAGAACTCCTTCGAAAAGGGCAATCCGGCTGGGCGATGTCCGCTATGATCACCAACGCACACCCTGATGCTAGATTTTTTGTTGCGGAAAAGCCTAAAGGTGAAAAGGAGTGGAGAAATCTCTACCTTCTTGGTGACAATGGTGCGGTAATGCGTGCACAAGAAGACGCTGACATTAGAGTCAAATAG
- a CDS encoding sulfatase, whose translation MKIKNSSVLPKRKSSSLLLCAALSLGLQTNISSASELHTNVLVFLVDDLRVDIGSYGHNQVQTPNIDKLAAEGMQFNKAYAQQAICGPSRVSILTGLRPETTGLYTINQQGRLRPNQPNVISMPQLFREHGYKTISIGKVFHHSTDDVDQWSTHIEKLPNFYSEPEKELNKFAYDAGDVDDDFYKDGQVARDAVRALNEIKDDPFLMVVGFSKPHLPFNAPKRYWDLYEREQFVVPSRAVPDNMPALSLTNWNELRSYGGIPKEGYTDDLLTKTLIHAYYATVSYMDAQLGRVMTSLDDLGLRENTIVVLMSDHGYKLGEYGAWNKHSNMEIDARVPLIISRETKHKSAAVGEQSNSIVENVDIFPTIIDAAGLPMPNLDGVSLLPIVDDPNEEVKDVAYSVFAKEATTKMGVTVTDGTWRYSEWRVSETQEILSRELYLHADSDIATSNVIDIAEYESIQEKMTNKLHEQYPVDAPSFNDRPVFDRND comes from the coding sequence ATGAAAATTAAAAATAGTTCTGTTTTACCAAAGAGGAAAAGTAGTAGTTTATTACTATGTGCTGCTCTTTCACTTGGTCTGCAAACGAATATATCATCTGCATCAGAATTACATACAAACGTATTGGTGTTTTTAGTTGATGATCTTCGAGTTGATATCGGCAGCTATGGTCATAATCAAGTACAAACTCCAAACATTGATAAATTGGCAGCGGAAGGGATGCAATTTAACAAGGCCTATGCACAACAGGCAATATGCGGGCCTTCACGAGTAAGTATCTTGACTGGTCTGAGGCCTGAAACCACAGGTCTTTACACTATCAATCAGCAGGGGAGACTGCGCCCAAATCAACCAAACGTGATTTCGATGCCACAGTTATTTAGGGAGCACGGTTACAAAACAATAAGTATTGGCAAAGTATTCCACCACTCGACAGATGATGTAGATCAGTGGAGCACTCATATAGAAAAACTCCCTAATTTTTATTCAGAACCTGAAAAAGAGCTCAACAAATTTGCTTATGATGCGGGTGATGTTGATGATGATTTTTATAAAGATGGTCAAGTCGCTAGAGATGCCGTGCGTGCACTGAATGAAATAAAAGATGATCCTTTTTTGATGGTTGTCGGTTTTAGTAAACCGCATCTTCCTTTCAATGCGCCGAAAAGATATTGGGATTTGTATGAACGTGAACAGTTTGTGGTGCCATCAAGGGCAGTGCCTGACAATATGCCAGCCTTGTCGTTAACAAATTGGAATGAACTAAGAAGTTATGGAGGTATACCCAAAGAAGGCTATACCGACGATTTACTGACCAAGACACTAATTCATGCCTATTATGCGACAGTAAGCTACATGGATGCACAATTGGGTAGAGTGATGACCTCTTTAGACGACTTAGGGCTAAGAGAAAATACTATCGTTGTATTAATGAGTGACCATGGCTACAAGCTTGGGGAATATGGGGCGTGGAACAAGCATAGTAACATGGAAATAGATGCGAGAGTTCCGTTGATAATTAGTCGAGAAACTAAGCATAAGAGTGCAGCAGTAGGCGAGCAGTCAAACTCGATAGTAGAAAATGTCGACATATTCCCAACTATTATTGATGCTGCAGGATTGCCCATGCCTAACCTAGATGGCGTTAGCCTTTTACCCATAGTTGATGATCCGAATGAAGAGGTAAAAGATGTTGCTTATAGTGTCTTTGCCAAAGAAGCAACCACCAAGATGGGTGTAACGGTAACCGATGGCACATGGCGATACTCTGAATGGAGGGTGTCAGAAACACAAGAAATTTTGTCAAGAGAACTGTATTTGCACGCAGATTCCGACATCGCGACAAGCAATGTCATTGATATTGCAGAGTACGAATCAATACAGGAAAAAATGACCAATAAACTTCATGAACAATATCCTGTAGATGCACCGTCCTTTAATGATAGACCTGTTTTTGACAGAAATGATTAA